In Vulpes lagopus strain Blue_001 chromosome 15, ASM1834538v1, whole genome shotgun sequence, the sequence tgttatctcttgtcttttttatagcAGCCATGCTAAAAGGCATGGGGtgatctcattgtgattttaatttgcatttctctgataattagtgatgttgagaattttttcatgtacctattggccatttgtatgtcttctatggaaaaaaatgtcttttcaggtcatttgcccatattttaatcGGGTTATTCTTTTGCCATTGagttttgttattgagttgtgtgggttccttatatattctgaatattaatcccTTGTCAGAtgcatgatttacaaatattttatcccattccaTATGTTGTCTgctagttttgttgattgcttcctctggtgtgcagaagctttttagtttgatgtagacCCAcgtgtatattttgtttttattgcttataCTTTTGGTGTGATATTCAAAAAATCTCATGCTCTTTTCCAAACACTACCGTTCTTAAGGCAACATAACAATCTATCTTTTAAAGTCATAATATATCACTTTGTTCGTAGTCCGTAGTAGTCACAGACCCTATAACGGTAAACATACCACCTTATCAGTCACACAGACTCAGCATGGTTCCACTGTGAAAAGTACTGACCACACGCTCTCGAATCTGTTTGGTCTTGACCCCATAAATGATAGGGTTCAGCATGGGAGGAGCTAACATGCAGATATTGGCCAGCAGAATGTGAGTGTGGAGAGGAACATGTTGCCCAAACCTCTGGGTAATTATTGTAAAAATGCCAGGCAAGTAGAACATGGAAATGACCCCAAGGTGGGAGCCACATGTGCCCAGGGCCTTTTGCCGGGCTCCTCGGGAAGGGAGGTGGAAGACTGCATTGAGGATGAGGGTGTAGGAAACCAAGATGAGCAAGGCATCTACCACTACAGTAGAGAGGAGAACAGACAAGCCGTACCAGACATTGACACGAATATCAGCACAAGCAAACTTGGCAACAGCCATGTGCTCGCAGTAGGTATGTGGTAGCACATTGCTATGgcagaaagacagtctcttcaccAGGAACACATCTGGGAGTATCACAGAGAAGCTTCTCAGAACCACAGCCAAGCCAACCCTTATGATTACTGTATGACTGAGCACCATAGTATAGCGCAATGGGTcacagatggccacatagcggtcaaaTGCCATGGCCAGCAGAATCCCTGATTCAGCAATGAATGTGGCGTGGATGAAAAAGATTTGAGTAACACAGCCATCAAGAGAGATCTCCCCTGCATGGAACCAGAATATGGCCAGTGCTTTGGGCACAGTGGTAGTGGACAGGATGAGGTCGGCCACAGCTAGCATGCAGAGGAAGAGGTACATAGGTTCATGGAGACTGCGTtcagtgatgatgatgaagacAAGGAGGATATTCCCAAGGACAGCAACCAGgtaggaaataaagaaaggaagagaaatccaTGTGTGCTGGTCTTCCAGGCCAGGGATGCCCAACAGAATGAAGAATGAGTGGCTGATACTAGTGTGGTTGAGGGATGCCATACCCAGGACAAGTCACTGGGTGTTGGTGTATAAGATTtgcagggcaccagggtggcttagtggttaagcctctgcctttggctcaggttatgatcccggggtcctaggatcaagtccacatcaggctcccttgctggaagcctgcttctccctctgcctatgtctctgcctttctccctctgtctctcataagtagattaataatcttttaaagggatccctgggtggtgcagtggtttggcgcctgcctttggcccagggcgcgatcctggagacccgggatcgaatcccacgtcaggatcccggtgcatggagcctgcttctccctctgcctgtgtctctgcctctctctctctctctctctctcactgtgtgcctatcatgaataaataaaaatttaaaaaaataataataatcttttaaagattttatctaattaaaaaaaagatttgcagtCACCTCTTCTCTTTTGCCAAAAAAGGTGAATAGAGTTGAAGTAGGGGAGATAGGAA encodes:
- the LOC121476169 gene encoding olfactory receptor 52B4-like yields the protein MASLNHTSISHSFFILLGIPGLEDQHTWISLPFFISYLVAVLGNILLVFIIITERSLHEPMYLFLCMLAVADLILSTTTVPKALAIFWFHAGEISLDGCVTQIFFIHATFIAESGILLAMAFDRYVAICDPLRYTMVLSHTVIIRVGLAVVLRSFSVILPDVFLVKRLSFCHSNVLPHTYCEHMAVAKFACADIRVNVWYGLSVLLSTVVVDALLILVSYTLILNAVFHLPSRGARQKALGTCGSHLGVISMFYLPGIFTIITQRFGQHVPLHTHILLANICMLAPPMLNPIIYGVKTKQIRERVVSTFHSGTMLSLCD